One part of the Hippoglossus hippoglossus isolate fHipHip1 chromosome 11, fHipHip1.pri, whole genome shotgun sequence genome encodes these proteins:
- the LOC117770162 gene encoding receptor-transporting protein 3-like codes for MAGSTEWVPTLWLETFDEMLSDDNELDYGDQWTLNFNYSQDDSVTKEQKRRGWRVYCHKAHGDFECESCAKTWHSAKIVVLFRYRLQNDRGTVIMRPFGQTCRSCENEQFERPGFPQDEVELAFNRLFSKIRKNCYGEESDDDDVDSSRKEKRTKPHESSLCEACKAGICSQAKDQECAN; via the exons ATGGCGGGATCTACAG AATGGGTTCCAACCTTATGGCTGGAGACTTTTGACGAGATGCTGAGTGATGACAATGAGCTGGACTATGGAGACCAGTGGACTCTCAACTTTAACTACAGTCAGGACGACAGTGTCACcaaagagcagaagaggagaggctGGAGGGTCTACTGCCACAAGGCCCATGGAGA TTTCGAGTGTGAATCCTGCGCCAAGACCTGGCACTCGGCTAAGATAGTGGTGTTGTTTCGTTACCGGCTGCAGAATGATCGGGGGACAGTGATCATGCGACCCTTCGGTCAGACCTGTCGCAGCTGCGAAAACGAGCAGTTTGAGCGACCTGGTTTTCCCCAGGATGAGGTTGAACTTGCTTTTAATAGGCTGTTTTCCAAAATCCGGAAGAATTGCTACGGGGAAGAGTCGGACGATGATGATGTTGACTCATCGAGAAAAGAAAAGCGGACCAAACCCCATGAGAGCAGCCTGTGTGAGGCCTGCAAGGCGGGCATTTGCTCTCAGGCTAAGGACCAGGAGTGTGCGaactaa
- the LOC117770158 gene encoding ankyrin repeat and IBR domain-containing protein 1-like, whose translation MGNTATKFRKALVGGDEALAWQLYEGNPQFRDGLDPNASYGEQYQHNTALHYVCRHAMTRLLRSFLFSKEGNPNKRNVHNETCLHVLCQGPQILLLPEGALSPRLARPQRDEQRRADCLQMILSWTGARLEGGQYEKANVNATDNHHSTCLHYAAAAGMKSCVELLIQSEADLFVEDEDKLTPCDHAERHHHTELALSLESQMVFSSSTAQQSNTNAHGETNLLQFKEPYEGLKLQDLRRLKDMLIVETADMLQAPLFTAEALLRAHDWDREKLLEAWMSDAEGCCQRSGVAMPTPPPSGYNAWDTLPSPRTPRTPRSPLTLTLTSPTDSCLTPGEEGLATCGICLCSISVFEDPVDMSCGHEFCRACWEGFLNVKIQEGDAHNIFCPAYECYQLVPVHVIESVVSREMDQRYLQFDIKAFVENNPAIRWCPAARCERAVRLTRPGPGDSDPHSFPLLPSPAVDCGKGHLFCWECLGEAHEPCDCHMWRNWLQKVTEMKPEELAGVSEAYEDAANCLWLLTNSKPCANCKSPIQKNEGCNHMQCAKCKYDFCWICLEEWKKHSSSTGGYYRCTRYEVIQQLEEQSKEMTVEAEKKHKSFQELDRFMHYYTRFKNHEHSYKLEQKLLKTAKEKMEQLSRAFICREGTPPDTRFIEDGVCELLKTRRVLKCSYPYGFFLQPGSTQKEIFELMQTDLEMVVEDLAQKVNRPYLRTPCHKIISAARLVQQKRQEFLASVARGVAPNDSPELPRRNYPGGSWDWEYLGFASPEMGSRHSVLGADPRERQSQDYADIQYRRRHRPRRRGDMLSLHNLRSNSNTPETSRRSDNTEAPERSEGRRRVLGSLDEDDPNILLAIQLSLQDSRRERGLEGALDGRPELERALDRGQERRSGPVGDLGEVALHSLNTDGPLGARRSSFPASLLDPPRPPHRTDSTSQAPMSIPLPPPPPSLCAELLELGDSLMKLGNITTPYDLNTHTQEQLCSHHTYNHSVLTAPYTTEPAYSDCSHRQDHITITNPRYDGKDQSYCHSSAYLADTEHTASCALECSQIPTQNPALPCAYNREHAATYDSTPKPDSSYNPCPEHSSSYTQERPAAYVLERPSKTDPQDPAQLCLPSPELEPELLLSPVIPPGGPFTPSDPQSLEALDPTASAQLLDNIMAWFNNNINPQNNPQSLALIPSPPTTETESSPDTHTETDSQTSRGVTPAPIWQPLEGEPEADGESVSPYFGAGGAEAPKALRPSTLELEHREAGMEGVHEGCVADLSLDEARTHPCSHSQRGISPAHTAPPTETDLDLVLQLEVDQSPEEWEEQVHLV comes from the exons ATGGGCAACACAGCCACCAAGTTCCGCAAGGCCCTGGTGGGTGGCGACGAGGCCCTGGCCTGGCAGCTGTATGAGGGCAACCCTCAGTTCAGGGATGGCCTGGACCCAAACGCATCGTATGGAGAGCAGTACCAGCACAACACGGCCCTGCACTACGTCTGCCGCCACGCCATGACACGTCTGCTCAG GTCGTTCCTGTTCAGCAAAGAGGGGAACCCCAACAAGCGTAACGTGCACAATGAGACGTGCCTCCATGTGTTGTGCCAAGGGCCGCAGATCCTACTGCTGCCAGAGGGAGCGCTGTCACCACGACTGGCCCGGCCACAGAGGGACGAGCAGCGCCGTGCAGACTGCTTGCAG ATGATCCTCAGCTGGACCGGAGCCAGGCTGGAGGGAGGCCAGTACGAGAAAGCCAATGTCAATGCCACCGACAACCACCACAGCACCTGTCTGCACTACGCTGCGGCTGCAGGCATGAAGAGCTGTGTGGAG CTGCTAATCCAGAGCGAGGCAGACCTTTTTGTGGAGGACGAGGACAAGCTGACGCCGTGTGACCACGCCGAGCGGCATCACCACACTGAGCTGGCCCTCAGCCTGGAGTCGCAGATGgttttttcctcctctacaGCTCAGCAGtcaaacacaaacgcacatgGTGAAACCAACCTGCTGCAATTCAAGGAG CCTTACGAGGGACTCAAGCTTCAGGACCTGCGCAGGCTGAAGGACATGCTTATCGTGGAGACAGCAGACATGCTGCAAGCCCCCCTCTTCACCGCCGAGGCCCTGCTCCGAGCACATG ACTGGGACAGAGAAAAGCTTCTGGAGGCCTGGATGTCAGACGCCGAGGGCTGCTGTCAGCGCTCTGGTGTGGCCATGCCCACCCCACCGCCGAGCGGCTACAACGCCTGGGACACCCTGCCCTCACCCCGCACCCCTAGGACCCCGCGCTCGCCCCTCACGCTCACCTTGACTTCTCCCACCGACAGCTGCCTCACACCTGGGGAGGAAGGCCTGGCTACG TGTGGAATCTGTCTCTGCTCTATCTCAGTCTTTGAGGACCCAGTGGACATGTCCTGTGGACATGAGTTCTGCAGAGCCTGCTGGGAGGG gttCCTCAACGTGAAGATTCAGGAGGGTGATGCACACAATATTTTCTGCCCGGCGTACGAGTGTTACCAGTTGGTGCCCGTGCATGTGATAGAGAGTGTGGTTTCCAGAGAGATGGACCAGCGGTACCTACAGTTCGACATTAAG GCATTTGTGGAGAACAATCCTGCCATCCGCTGGTGTCCTGCAGCGCGTTGTGAGCGAGCAGTGAGGCTCACCCGGCCGGGCCCCGGGGACAGTGACCCTCACAGCTTCCCCCTTCTTCCCTCCCCAGCTGTCGATTGTGGCAAGGGTCACCTCTTCTGCTG GGAGTGCCTTGGCGAGGCCCACGAGCCATGTGACTGTCACATGTGGAGGAACTGGCTCCAGAAAGTCACAGAGATGAAGCCCGAGGAGT TGGCAGGTGTGAGCGAGGCCTATGAGGATGCTGCAAACTGTCTGTGGCTGTTGACCAACTCCAAACCATGTGCCAACTGCAAGTCGCCCATTCAGAAGAATGAGGGCTGCAATCATATGCAGTGTGCCAAG TGTAAGTATGATTTCTGTTGGATCTGTCTGGAGGAGTGGAAGAAGCACAGCTCGTCAACAGGAGGCTACTATCGCTGCACTCGCTATGAAGTCATCCAACAGCTAGAGGAGCAGTCCAAGGAGATGACTGtagag GCAGAAAAGAAGCACAAAAGTTTTCAGGAGCTCGACCGTTTCATGCACTATTACACTCGCTTCAAGAACCATGAACACAGTTATAAG TTGGAGCAGAAGCTGCTGAAAACGGCGAAAGAGAAGATGGAGCAGCTGAGCAGAGCCTTCATTTGCC GTGAAGGCACTCCTCCAGACACGCGGTTCATCGAGGACGGTGTGTGCGAGCTGCTGAAGACGCGGCGCGTGCTGAAGTGCTCTTACCCATACGGCTTCTTCCTGCAGCCAGGCAGCACCCAGAAAGAGATATTTGAGCTCATGCAG ACCGATCTGGAGATGGTGGTGGAGGATCTGGCGCAGAAGGTGAACCGGCCTTACCTGAGGACACCGTGCCATAAGATAATCAGTGCAGCCCGGCTGGTCCAGCAGAAGAGGCAGGAATTCCTGGCATCTGTGGCCCGTGGCGTGGCTCCCAACGACTCTCCTGAGCTTCCCCGCAGGAA ctACCCTGGAGGATCATGGGACTGGGAGTACCTGGGCTTTGCCTCTCCTGAG ATGGGGAGTCGTCACTCTGTACTGGGAGCGGATccaagagagagacagtcacAG GATTATGCTGACATTCAGTACCGTCGTAGACACAGGCCGCGGCGCAGAGGAGACATGCTGAGTCTGCACAACCTCAGAAGCAACAGTAACACACCAGAGACCAGCAGGAGAAGTGACAACACAG AAGCTCCAGAGAGGAGCGAGGGACGTAGGAGAGTGCTGGGCTCGCTGGATGAAGACGACCCGAACATCCTCCTGGCCATCCAGCTGTCGCTGCAGGATTCCCGCAGAGAGCGAGGCCTGGAGGGAGCGCTGGATGGGCGGCCGGAGCTGGAGCGTGCCCTggacagaggacaggagaggaggtcGGGTCCGGTGGGAGACCTGGGAGAGGTTGCGTTGCACTCCCTCAACACTGACGGTCCTCTTGGAGCCAGGCGCTCGTCCTTCCCCGCCTCTCTCCTCGATCCTCCTCGGCCCCCTCACAGGACAGACTCCACCTCCCAGGCTCCCATGTCCATCCCCCTCCCGcccccgcctccctctctctgcgcAGAGCTGCTGGAGTTGGGAGACAGCCTTATGAAACTGGGGAACATAACCACTCCTTAcgacctaaacacacacacgcaggaacAGCTCTGCTCGCACCACACATACAACCACAGCGTTCTCACTGCTCCCTACACCACTGAACCTGCTTACAGCGACTGCAGCCATAGACAAGACCATATCACCATCACAAACCCTCGCTATGACGGCAAAGATCAGAGTTACTGCCACTCCAGTGCTTATTTGGCTGACACTGAACACACTGCCTCCTGTGCACTAGAATGCTCCCAAATCCCAACACAAAACCCCGCCCTTCCTTGTGCATATAACCGGGAACACGCAGCCACCTACGACAGCACGCCGAAACCCGACAGCTCTTACAACCCCTGCCCAGAACACAGTAGCTCTTACACTCAGGAGCGGCCCGCTGCCTATGTTCTTGAGCGCCCATCCAAAACAGACCCCCAGGACCCTGCCCAGTTGTGCCTCCCGTCTCCAGAGCTTGAGCCGGAGCTGCTGCTTTCACCAGTGATCCCCCCGGGGGGCCCTTTCACCCCCAGCGATCCTCAGAGTCTGGAGGCCCTGGACCCCACAGCCAGTGCCCAGCTGCTGGACAACATCATGGCCTggttcaacaacaacatcaacccGCAGAACAACCCCCAGAGCCTGGCCCTCATCCCCTCCCCGCCCACCACAGAGACCGAGTCctcccctgacacacacactgagactgACAGCCAGACCTCCAGGGGCGTGACCCCTGCCCCGATCTGGCAGCCCCTGGAGGGCGAGCCAGAAGCGGACGGAGAGTCGGTGAGTCCTTATTTTGGTGCTGGCGGGGCGGAGGCCCCGAAGGCATTGAGGCCGAGCACTCTGGAGCTGGAACACAGAGAGGCTGGAATGGAGGGTGTACATGAAGGGTGTGTGGCGGACCTGTCGCTGGACGAAGCGCGCACACACCCATGCTCACACTCCCAACGTGGAATCAGCCCCGCACACACTGCCCCTCCCACAGAGACAGACTTAGATCTCGTTCTTCAGCTGGAGGTGGACCAATCCCCTGAGGAGTGGGAGGAGCAAGTGCACCTGGTGTGA